A single region of the Sorghum bicolor cultivar BTx623 chromosome 7, Sorghum_bicolor_NCBIv3, whole genome shotgun sequence genome encodes:
- the LOC110436809 gene encoding uncharacterized protein LOC110436809, translating to MPPENFKWITAYDIRTAVQQIVPYLEDTSNNAPRVIYFEGWYGLAASAVLRAIAEHPPQSLREKFDKIIHIDCSMWKSRRALQRVITEELKLTQQVAAIDMKDKEDDFSGVDQGSRAEVEDVTTVIARYLVQSRSLVVFHNGSEDVVDLTDIGIPALKFLGTKVLWTFRGRLRLNDKIYIKVDASHLFLYAEHGMNWNAHLAEEAREISLYTHKLGIGVTPKIVTECCLYLLSLNNQCNKMIDYNWGTHASCYWVCDGIIGGGRQDNRTWEVAHALQQHIRLEDYSSNAQLMSIVEDRLDLSSNQWISITESYFKEIPPETTTLFFSSDKSSPQVVSLPSDKFHKADQLRVLKLCGCTFSFSSPPFHCCRNLRFLGLDRCKDELQQGEEEEKTDEPAVEIFQRLWVLDVCHTDWPLAFPPETEEQVVTTNIREVHITNGRIWHSNFAWKRLPNIHKLRVVEPTNPWETYQGLPSSLESFSLDAGRGHENKAIISCISLAGCTVLSDFILRGSLPNLEELDLSYTAVKILDLREVVQVKNLQRLFLMGCDQLRSISWPKTRMYKLRLMCIDTRAGGGEVDNRKLWSRDCSLMVYQQDEVKEYCHASIAVADMRFLQSLKFLWTSETIQCDKWYLCLSSTSNDDGRVWHKDKMGHSYSTGQLAVAAPSLPNSLTYHDISIEQISAKIDSSSSSSTQFIPLDLHMEIAEGISDVTDKSSTWARDAIRHVMNNVQSLHVHDSSSITSVAPEHTFETSMMNGLKRCCVERCPKLDTVFATTYFWTCFSQLEIFWAAHLLMARFIWSRPRDPSSLDPNDLSFTQLRAIHLHFCPRLRYVLPMASNNTLSKVLETLHIHCCGDLRQVFLMEKEFLETISSARHEKGKLEFSNLKSLYLYELQNLQQICEAKLFAPKLETIYIRGCWGLRRLPATADRPVAVDCEKDWWDKLEWDGMESGHHPSLFEPSHSKYYKRRHLRTTVLR from the exons ATGCCGCCAGAAAATTTCAAG TGGATTACAGCGTACGACATCAGGACGGCAGTACAACAAATAGTTCCTTACTTAGAGGACACAAGCAACAATGCACCTCGGGTCATCTACTTCGAGGGATGGTACGGACTGGCTGCCTCTGCAGTGCTTAGAGCTATAGCAGAGCACCCTCCACAATCTTTAAGAGAGAAATTCGACAAGATTATCCACATTGACTGCTCGATGTGGAAGAGCCGAAGAGCACTACAAAGGGTGATCACAGAAGAGCTCAAGCTTACTCAACAGGTAGCGGCCATTGACATGAAAGACAAGGAGGACGATTTCAGTGGGGTAGACCAAGGCTCCAGAGCTGAGGTTGAAGATGTCACTACAGTGATAGCTCGATACTTAGTACAGTCCAGATCTTTAGTTGTCTTTCACAATGGAAGTGAGGATGTGGTTGACTTGACTGACATTGGCATTCCAGCACTCAAATTCTTAGGTACTAAGGTATTGTGGACTTTTAGAGGACGTCTTCGTCTCAATGACAAAATTTACATAAAGGTAGATGCTTCGCACCTTTTTCTTTATGCTGAACATGGCATGAACTGGAATGCACACCTTGCTGAAGAGGCTAGAGAAATCTCTTTGTACACACATAAGCTTGGCATTGGTGTTACACCTAAAATAGTCACAGAGTGTTGCTTGTACCTATTGTCATTGAATAACCAATGTAACAAGATGATTGACTACAACTGGGGAACCCATGCTTCCTGCTACTGGGTTTGTGATGGGATCATAGGAGGAGGACGTCAGGACAACCGGACATGGGAGGTTGCTCATGCTCTGCAGCAGCATATAAGACTAGAAGACTACTCATCAAATGCACAGCTTATGTCAATAGTTGAGGATAGATTGGATCTTTCCTCGAACCAATGGATTTCTATTACTGAATCATATTTCAAAGAGATTCCTCCAGAGACAACAACCCTGTTCTTTTCATCCGACAAGTCAAGTCCACAAGTAGTATCACTACCAAGTGACAAGTTCCATAAAGCAGATCAACTCCGGGTGTTGAAGTTATGTGGATGTACCTTCAGCTTTTCATCACCTCCATTCCATTGCTGCCGCAACTTAAGATTCCTTGGACTGGATAGATGCAAGGATGAACTGCAAcaaggggaggaggaggagaaaacAGATGAACCAGCGGTGGAAATTTTCCAGCGGCTATGGGTGCTAGATGTATGCCACACAGATTGGCCGTTGGCTTTTCCCCCAGAAACAGAAGAGCAAGTGGTGACTACAAACATTAGAGAGGTTCATATAACCAACGGAAGGATTTGGCATAGCAACTTTGCATGGAAACGACTACCGAACATTCACAAGCTTCGAGTAGTTGAGCCCACAAACCCTTGGGAGACATATCAAGGACTCCcttcatcactagaatcattcTCATTAGATGCAGGAAGGGGTCATGAAAACAAAGCTATAATATCCTGTATAAGCTTGGCTGGTTGCACAGTATTATCAGACTTCATACTTCGTGGGTCATTGCCAAACCTTGAAGAGCTGGACCTCTCGTACACAGCAGTCaaaatccttgaccttagagaggtCGTCCAAGTGAAAAATCTTCAGAGACTCTTCTTGATGGGATGTGACCAGCTCCGCTCAATTTCTTGGCCCAAAACTAGAATGTACAAACTAAGGCTGATGTGCATTGACActcgagcaggaggaggagaggtGGACAACAGAAAACTTTGGTCACGTGATTGTTCTTTGATGGTCTACCAGCAGGACGAAGTAAAGGAGTATTGCCATGCATCTATTGCTGTTGCAGACATGAGGTTCCTTCAGTCCTTGAAGTTTCTTTGGACAAGTGAAACCATTCAATGTGATAAGTGGTATCTCTGCTTGTCATCTACTAGCAATGATGATGGAAGAGTCTGGCACAAGGACAAGATGGGCCATTCTTATAGCACTGGACAGTTAGCTGTTGCTGCGCCGTCTCTGCCAAATTCATTAACCTACCATGACATCAGCATCGAACAGATATCTGCAAAGATCgatagtagcagcagcagctcaaCACAATTTATACCACTAGACTTGCACATGGAGATTGCCGAAGGAATTAGTGACGTCACCGACAAGTCCAGCACATGGGCAAGGGATGCAATACGTCATGTGATGAACAACGTTCAGTCGTTGCACGTGCACGACAGTTCTTCTATCACCAGTGTTGCCCCTGAACACACTTTTGAGACATCTATGATGAATGGGCTCAAGCGGTGCTGCGTGGAGAGATGCCCCAAGTTGGACACTGTGTTCGCCACTACCTATTTTTGGACATGTTTCTCTCAGTTGGAAATCTTTTGGGCGGCTCATCTCTTGATGGCCCGTTTTATTTGGAGCAGACCAAGAGATCCAAGCAGTTTGGACCCAAATGATTTATCGTTTACACAACTGCGGGCTATTCATCTGCACTTCTGCCCTAGGCTCCGATATGTCCTCCCAATGGCATCAAACAATACCCTATCCAAGGTGCTGGAGACTCTCCACATACACTGTTGTGGTGATCTCAGGCAGGTCTTCCTCATGGAGAAAGAGTTTCTAGAGACAATATCATCAGCCAGGCATGAAAAAGGCAAGCTGGAATTCTCAAACCTCAAAAGTCTGTACCTGTATGAGCTCCAGAATCTGCAACAAATATGTGAGGCCAAGTTGTTTGCTCCCAAGCTCGAGACAATCTACATCAGAGGCTGCTGGGGCCTGAGGCGTCTCCCGGCCACTGCTGACCGCCCTGTTGCCGTGGACTGCGAGAAGGATTGGTGGGACAAGCTGGAGTGGGATGGCATGGAGTCTGGCCACCACCCTTCCCTCTTTGAGCCGAGCCATTCCAAGTACTACAAGAGGCGTCACCTGAGGACCACAGTTCTCCGGTGA